From Desulfurispira natronophila, a single genomic window includes:
- the fliS gene encoding flagellar export chaperone FliS, with protein sequence MSAKDPYSAYKKNEIQGASQGKLILLLYDGAIRFLRQATVHIEQNEINGAHENIMRAENIIAELMNTLNMDAGEVAENLLRLYEFMLWHLIQANKDKDQAKVEDVISMLTDLRGAWGQIVTGKADKLEGTEKRQERQASSKADGDHEEKVHKKLNISL encoded by the coding sequence ATGTCTGCAAAAGATCCTTACAGTGCCTACAAGAAAAACGAGATACAAGGTGCCTCCCAAGGCAAGCTGATACTGCTGCTTTACGATGGTGCTATCCGTTTTTTACGACAGGCAACGGTACACATTGAGCAAAATGAGATAAACGGCGCCCATGAAAATATTATGCGAGCCGAGAATATTATCGCTGAGCTCATGAACACACTGAACATGGATGCTGGTGAAGTAGCAGAAAATCTCTTGCGGCTTTACGAGTTCATGTTGTGGCACCTGATCCAGGCTAACAAAGACAAGGATCAGGCCAAGGTGGAAGATGTTATTTCCATGCTTACCGATCTGCGGGGAGCCTGGGGGCAAATTGTTACCGGAAAGGCTGACAAGCTGGAAGGCACAGAAAAGCGACAAGAGCGACAAGCGAGCTCGAAAGCAGATGGGGACCATGAGGAAAAGGTGCACAAAAAACTGAATATCTCTCTGTAA
- a CDS encoding SpoIIE family protein phosphatase — translation MPILVANIRFAPSANAVIAVTGRQPMEASQWQVLFQDTIDLMDEGVFIVQKNGMKLSYANRKAKKIFNLKSRDYLGKNCHYTLFNKLSPCVDCPIEAMLQSASQQIRHVDYVDHRSFQRNLLCRYTPLDENFFVISVDDQTQEKSLITTITSQAKEMRAKNVVLKLRKQELEKKQAFLSSILHGVKDGIMVVDRSYVIEMHNHTLQTLSQQSGQLEDTPCYRIYQRNSPCEDCPMFDEMDGNHISARQVIDHETKQEKNLTVYFSKAGNFLIETVRDTTREKRLLTMIKDQQEQLFVANRHLEDANNEITQMFSQLKETNEQLEIAQNHIDEEMRQVEELQQSLLPKALPDNPHYDIATYYTPADKVGGDYFDFIDMENGDIGALVADVSGHGLPAAVIMAMTRVVQRALSIDEPNPAQALDKVNSMLCENIYTNDFVTMFYMILSKDGTGARYSSAGHNPLLHYRAIERDIVRYTSKGFFLGAFDIGGYEEDTMEFAPGDVLLLYTDGLNEAMSAAKEQFGYERVEQILHDTCQHSAQDIVNTLHHSVVAFVDGQALDDDMTFVVIKVL, via the coding sequence ATGCCAATACTGGTAGCGAATATCCGCTTTGCTCCTTCAGCAAATGCGGTAATTGCTGTGACAGGTAGGCAACCCATGGAAGCTTCACAGTGGCAGGTGCTCTTTCAAGACACCATCGACCTTATGGACGAAGGGGTTTTTATTGTCCAAAAAAATGGCATGAAACTCTCCTATGCCAACCGCAAAGCCAAGAAGATTTTCAACCTCAAATCCCGAGACTATCTGGGAAAAAATTGCCACTATACTCTTTTTAACAAGCTTTCTCCTTGTGTTGACTGCCCGATTGAAGCCATGCTTCAATCGGCCTCCCAGCAAATTCGACACGTGGACTACGTAGATCACCGCTCATTTCAGCGCAACCTTTTGTGCCGCTACACCCCCCTTGATGAAAACTTTTTTGTCATCAGTGTTGATGATCAGACACAGGAAAAAAGCCTTATTACCACCATAACATCCCAGGCCAAGGAAATGAGAGCCAAAAATGTGGTGCTTAAACTTCGCAAACAGGAGCTGGAAAAGAAGCAAGCCTTCCTTTCCAGTATTCTGCATGGCGTGAAAGACGGAATTATGGTTGTGGATCGTTCCTACGTCATCGAAATGCACAATCATACTCTGCAGACCTTGTCCCAGCAATCAGGTCAACTGGAAGATACCCCCTGTTACCGTATTTACCAGCGCAACTCTCCCTGTGAAGACTGCCCCATGTTCGACGAAATGGACGGCAATCATATTTCAGCTCGCCAGGTAATTGACCACGAAACCAAGCAGGAAAAGAACCTCACTGTCTACTTTTCCAAGGCGGGCAACTTTCTCATTGAAACTGTACGGGACACCACCAGGGAAAAGCGACTGCTTACCATGATCAAGGATCAGCAGGAGCAGCTTTTTGTAGCTAATCGTCACCTGGAAGACGCCAATAACGAAATAACCCAGATGTTCAGTCAGCTCAAAGAGACCAACGAGCAGCTGGAAATTGCGCAAAACCACATAGATGAAGAAATGCGTCAAGTTGAGGAGCTGCAGCAAAGCCTGTTGCCCAAGGCGCTGCCAGATAACCCTCACTACGACATAGCTACCTACTATACTCCTGCCGACAAGGTAGGAGGTGACTACTTTGACTTTATTGACATGGAAAATGGTGACATCGGAGCATTGGTAGCAGATGTCAGTGGTCACGGGTTGCCCGCTGCCGTCATCATGGCTATGACACGAGTAGTACAGCGAGCCTTGTCCATTGACGAGCCCAACCCAGCCCAGGCGCTTGATAAAGTCAACAGTATGCTGTGTGAAAATATTTACACCAATGATTTTGTCACCATGTTCTATATGATACTCTCCAAAGACGGCACCGGCGCCCGCTACTCTTCTGCCGGCCACAACCCACTGCTTCACTATCGGGCCATTGAGCGCGACATAGTACGCTATACCAGTAAAGGTTTTTTCCTGGGAGCCTTTGATATTGGTGGCTATGAGGAAGACACCATGGAGTTTGCCCCAGGAGATGTGCTTTTACTTTATACCGACGGGCTCAATGAGGCTATGAGCGCCGCCAAAGAACAGTTTGGATATGAGCGTGTGGAGCAGATCCTCCATGACACTTGCCAGCACAGTGCCCAGGATATTGTTAACACTCTGCACCATTCGGTAGTGGCCTTTGTTGACGGCCAAGCCCTGGATGACGATATGACGTTTGTTGTAATCAAGGTTCTTTAA
- a CDS encoding STAS domain-containing protein has product MDKTVKNGVLVYNLTGEIEAKAGKDLNSQIKADLGAVAENTLLNFNGVTYMNSAGLRELIDIVKFCSKSNYKIKISNLPEDIREMFEFTNLTRVFAIYDTEQQALAAY; this is encoded by the coding sequence ATGGACAAGACCGTTAAAAACGGAGTTCTCGTATACAACCTTACCGGAGAGATTGAAGCCAAAGCCGGTAAAGACCTTAATAGCCAGATCAAGGCTGACTTGGGCGCAGTAGCAGAAAATACTCTACTGAACTTCAATGGTGTAACGTACATGAACAGTGCCGGACTGCGGGAGCTTATTGATATCGTCAAGTTTTGCAGCAAATCCAATTACAAGATCAAGATTTCCAATCTACCTGAAGACATCCGGGAAATGTTCGAGTTTACCAACCTCACACGGGTATTTGCCATTTACGATACTGAACAGCAAGCCCTTGCGGCTTACTGA
- a CDS encoding HEAT repeat domain-containing protein produces MDFSIDRSANTVTVQINSPFLGEQASALVDAIREFEGIDLLILDFTNSRYINSSGISSLIEIYKLTRNKKLLVRLAGLTREVRDFFIHARLDELFALEDELEGLSVEEYIERLQDAEDLDRVIEKLVELDDAAIIPLRNAMDSENELIRAGAVLALGKLDDSASVPRLCQMLLQDESSQTRQAVAFSMGYLLDDRSVEPLIQALEDPQTDVAEAAAASLGILGSEEVREQLTTKLFHENPRVRGVAAQALGMISDKRVHSSLQELVKDSDPWVRTCAIQALGWMRCHQAVHTLVAALGDDDMRVREAAAASLGRIKAPESIAPLSTSLADENMWVAYFAAKALGQIGDKASIEPLMSTYHATPYENVKIAILYSLRELCAHEASDIFRDAFESSNEDLRKEAVLGLGRIMHNDLSNILRRALKDTNWTVRYAALEMVILHHLHELHDDLQDCLAHETEDIVRNHIAKALTHLQRRGEQ; encoded by the coding sequence ATGGATTTCTCCATTGACCGCAGTGCCAATACGGTGACCGTACAAATCAACTCCCCCTTTCTTGGTGAGCAGGCCTCAGCTTTGGTGGACGCTATCCGGGAGTTTGAGGGAATTGATCTGCTGATACTTGACTTCACAAACTCCCGCTACATCAACAGCTCCGGCATATCTTCCCTCATTGAGATATATAAACTTACACGTAACAAAAAGTTATTGGTCCGACTGGCCGGGTTGACTCGGGAAGTACGTGATTTCTTTATTCACGCACGCCTGGATGAACTCTTCGCTCTGGAGGATGAGCTGGAAGGGCTCAGCGTGGAGGAGTACATCGAGCGGCTGCAGGATGCAGAAGACCTGGATCGGGTAATAGAGAAACTGGTGGAGCTGGACGATGCCGCCATTATTCCCTTGCGCAATGCTATGGACTCCGAAAATGAGCTTATCCGGGCCGGGGCAGTACTGGCCCTGGGGAAGCTTGATGATAGTGCCTCTGTTCCCCGTCTTTGCCAGATGCTGCTGCAGGATGAGTCCAGCCAGACTCGCCAGGCTGTTGCATTTTCCATGGGCTACCTACTGGACGACCGATCAGTGGAGCCACTGATTCAAGCACTGGAGGACCCCCAAACCGATGTGGCGGAAGCAGCTGCTGCCAGCTTGGGGATTTTAGGTTCGGAAGAGGTGCGGGAACAGCTGACCACGAAGCTCTTTCATGAAAACCCCCGAGTGCGGGGCGTGGCAGCCCAGGCATTGGGGATGATCTCCGACAAGAGAGTGCACAGCTCGCTGCAGGAATTGGTAAAGGACTCAGACCCCTGGGTTCGCACCTGTGCTATCCAGGCCCTTGGTTGGATGCGCTGCCATCAGGCTGTTCATACCTTGGTAGCAGCCCTGGGAGATGACGACATGCGAGTGCGCGAAGCGGCTGCGGCAAGCCTGGGACGCATCAAAGCGCCTGAATCCATTGCTCCCCTCAGCACCAGCCTTGCTGATGAAAATATGTGGGTAGCGTATTTTGCAGCCAAGGCCTTGGGGCAAATTGGCGATAAAGCCTCCATTGAACCGTTGATGAGCACCTACCATGCAACACCCTATGAAAATGTAAAGATTGCCATTCTCTACTCATTGCGGGAGCTTTGTGCTCACGAGGCCAGCGATATTTTCCGCGACGCTTTTGAGTCCAGCAATGAAGATTTACGCAAAGAGGCTGTGCTTGGCCTGGGACGCATCATGCACAATGACCTCTCCAATATCCTGCGCCGTGCGCTAAAGGATACCAACTGGACTGTGCGTTACGCCGCCCTGGAGATGGTTATACTGCACCATTTGCACGAATTGCACGACGACCTGCAGGACTGCCTGGCCCATGAGACAGAAGACATTGTCCGCAACCACATCGCCAAGGCCCTGACACATCTGCAGCGGCGGGGTGAACAATGA
- a CDS encoding CheR family methyltransferase — protein sequence MSVMTPQVIKLTDEEYKLFRDMVYEYSGIFFQEHKKYIIENRLSRRLKQLNFTAFKDYYYYLKYDRKKDEELVELMNLLTINETYFFREPGQLKHMINTAIPQLLKTKTDRVLRIWSAACSTGEEPYSISILIKESGVLPAGYRVEIFGTDLSMDAVNKGKSARYRKISFRSTDPRYMKYFKGDGTDFTVNADVRMPVKLDRGNLLLSSDTGRYRNMDIIFCRNVLIYFDKESKKRVIGNLSRSLQPQGFLYIGHSETLFGISDEFRMNNFGEGIVYTKK from the coding sequence ATGAGCGTTATGACACCCCAGGTGATCAAACTCACTGACGAAGAGTACAAGCTCTTTCGGGATATGGTGTATGAGTACAGTGGGATATTTTTCCAGGAACACAAGAAGTACATTATAGAAAACCGCCTCTCCCGTCGCCTCAAGCAGCTCAACTTCACTGCCTTCAAGGATTACTACTACTACCTCAAGTACGACCGCAAAAAAGACGAAGAGCTAGTAGAGCTCATGAATTTGCTGACTATTAACGAGACCTATTTTTTTCGTGAACCTGGCCAGCTTAAACACATGATCAATACGGCCATACCGCAGTTGCTGAAGACCAAGACCGACCGTGTGCTGCGCATCTGGTCAGCTGCATGCTCAACCGGCGAAGAGCCCTACAGTATCAGCATCCTCATCAAGGAATCAGGAGTTCTCCCCGCCGGCTATCGGGTGGAAATATTCGGCACCGACCTGAGTATGGATGCGGTCAACAAGGGCAAAAGTGCACGCTACCGTAAAATATCGTTTCGGAGCACAGACCCTCGCTACATGAAGTACTTCAAGGGCGATGGAACCGATTTTACTGTTAACGCAGATGTACGCATGCCCGTAAAACTTGACCGGGGCAATCTTCTGCTCTCCAGCGATACCGGGCGGTATCGCAACATGGATATAATCTTTTGTCGCAATGTCCTGATCTACTTTGACAAGGAGTCAAAGAAACGGGTCATAGGAAACCTCAGTCGCTCACTGCAACCCCAGGGGTTTCTTTATATTGGCCACTCCGAAACTCTCTTCGGGATCAGTGACGAGTTTCGCATGAACAACTTTGGCGAAGGCATCGTCTATACCAAAAAGTAG
- the ychF gene encoding redox-regulated ATPase YchF — protein sequence MGFTCGIVGLPNVGKSTIFNALTKAGAQSANYPFCTIDPNVGVVNVPDPRLHQLAAIVNPQRVIPTTMEFVDIAGLVKGASQGEGLGNQFLGHIRAVDAVAHVVRCFEDENITHVSGSVDPLQDMEIINTELILADLQALERRTDRLRKMLKGPQAKEVQLELSLVERLVKHFNQGLMGNTFECSTEEQTLLESFQLLTTKPLLYVCNVSEDDAAEPDENSQVKAVRNRAAQEGAGVVILSGKIEAELSELSEEEASEFLADLGLAESGLNALIREGYQLLGLLTYFTAGEKEVRAWTVPQNTKAPQAAAVIHTDIERGFIRAEVTSFADAIAAGSMKKAAEAGKMRLEGKEYEVQDGDVVYFRFNV from the coding sequence ATGGGATTTACTTGCGGAATTGTAGGACTGCCTAATGTGGGCAAATCTACTATCTTTAATGCTTTGACCAAAGCTGGTGCCCAAAGCGCCAACTACCCTTTTTGCACCATTGACCCCAATGTGGGTGTCGTGAATGTCCCTGACCCTCGACTTCATCAACTTGCAGCCATTGTCAATCCCCAGCGGGTGATACCCACAACTATGGAGTTTGTTGACATAGCTGGATTGGTAAAAGGTGCCTCCCAGGGCGAAGGGTTGGGAAATCAGTTTCTGGGTCATATACGCGCCGTAGATGCCGTGGCTCACGTAGTGCGTTGCTTTGAAGATGAAAACATCACTCATGTCAGTGGCAGTGTCGACCCCCTGCAGGATATGGAAATAATTAATACTGAGCTGATACTTGCTGACCTGCAAGCGCTGGAGCGACGAACTGATCGTTTGAGGAAAATGCTCAAGGGTCCCCAGGCAAAAGAAGTGCAGCTAGAGCTGAGCTTGGTTGAGCGATTGGTAAAGCATTTTAATCAAGGATTAATGGGTAATACTTTTGAATGCTCAACGGAAGAGCAAACTCTGCTCGAGAGTTTCCAGCTACTTACTACCAAGCCCCTGCTTTACGTTTGCAATGTGAGTGAAGATGATGCTGCCGAACCTGATGAAAACTCGCAGGTGAAAGCCGTTCGGAATCGCGCAGCTCAGGAAGGTGCAGGTGTCGTCATTCTGTCCGGCAAAATCGAAGCGGAGCTCTCCGAACTTTCTGAGGAGGAGGCCAGTGAATTTCTTGCCGACCTGGGGCTGGCAGAGAGCGGACTCAATGCCCTGATTCGTGAAGGCTATCAGTTGCTGGGGCTGCTGACCTACTTCACCGCAGGCGAAAAAGAGGTTCGCGCCTGGACCGTACCTCAAAACACCAAAGCTCCCCAAGCAGCAGCAGTTATACATACCGATATTGAGCGTGGTTTTATCCGTGCGGAAGTCACTAGTTTTGCCGATGCTATTGCAGCCGGCAGCATGAAAAAGGCAGCAGAAGCTGGAAAGATGCGGCTGGAGGGCAAAGAGTACGAAGTGCAGGACGGCGACGTTGTCTACTTCCGCTTTAACGTTTAA
- the argB gene encoding acetylglutamate kinase, with product MEKLIEKASVLMESLPYIQSFYGKTIVIKYGGNAMVDEVLKRNFALDIILMKYIGINPIIVHGGGPQIGETLKRMGKATEFVDGMRVTDRDTMSIVEMVLVGKVNKEIVGLINQNGGKAVGLSGRDGQLIRARKHYITKPGPADKRPEIIDIGMVGVVDAINPQVLDTLASGDFIPVIAPVGEGEDGRAYNINADFVAGSIAAALKASKMVLLTDIRGVQDGEGNLLTSLTLPKVDSFIADGTIHGGMIPKVEACRIALDGGVNKVHIIDGRMLHSVLLEIFTDTGIGTQIVAGSPQSG from the coding sequence ATGGAAAAACTTATTGAAAAAGCCTCTGTTCTCATGGAGTCTCTGCCTTACATTCAGAGCTTTTACGGCAAAACCATTGTCATCAAGTACGGCGGAAACGCCATGGTGGACGAAGTACTCAAGCGAAACTTTGCCCTTGATATCATCCTGATGAAGTATATTGGCATCAACCCTATTATTGTCCACGGCGGTGGGCCCCAGATAGGAGAAACCCTGAAGCGCATGGGAAAGGCAACAGAGTTTGTTGACGGCATGCGAGTTACAGACCGTGATACCATGAGCATCGTGGAAATGGTGCTGGTGGGAAAGGTAAACAAGGAAATTGTCGGGCTTATCAATCAGAACGGGGGCAAGGCAGTAGGGCTTTCGGGACGTGATGGCCAGCTCATCCGAGCTCGAAAACACTATATCACCAAGCCCGGCCCGGCTGACAAGCGACCAGAAATTATCGATATCGGCATGGTCGGAGTAGTGGATGCCATTAACCCTCAAGTGCTGGATACCCTGGCCAGTGGAGACTTTATCCCAGTAATTGCTCCCGTTGGTGAAGGTGAAGATGGTCGCGCTTACAATATCAACGCCGACTTTGTAGCAGGCTCAATCGCTGCAGCTCTCAAAGCCTCGAAAATGGTTTTACTTACCGATATTCGCGGCGTACAGGATGGAGAGGGTAATTTATTAACCTCCCTGACCCTGCCCAAGGTAGATAGTTTTATTGCCGATGGAACTATCCACGGCGGCATGATTCCCAAGGTGGAAGCCTGCCGCATCGCGCTTGATGGCGGCGTTAACAAGGTGCACATTATTGATGGGCGCATGCTGCACTCAGTGTTGCTGGAAATTTTTACCGATACCGGGATTGGGACCCAGATTGTCGCTGGTTCTCCCCAAAGCGGGTGA
- the wrbA gene encoding NAD(P)H:quinone oxidoreductase: MKVLVVFYSLYGHVYRMAEAAAEGARKVYSAEVRLRQVPETLPDEVIEKMGAVEARKSFAAVPEVTLEDLTWADAIIFGAPTRFGSMSGQMRQFLDSTGGLWAQGSLVGKVGSVFTSTATQHGGQESTILSFHTTLLHHGMVIVGLPYTFAGQMGIEEIKGGSPYGATTIAGGKGERMPSDVELEAARFQGEHVAKIAVKLAT; this comes from the coding sequence ATGAAAGTTCTGGTTGTATTCTACTCACTCTATGGTCACGTCTATCGCATGGCAGAGGCAGCCGCTGAAGGGGCTCGAAAAGTCTACAGTGCCGAGGTTCGGCTAAGACAAGTTCCGGAAACCCTACCTGATGAAGTTATTGAGAAAATGGGGGCTGTGGAAGCACGCAAGAGTTTTGCTGCGGTGCCGGAAGTAACCCTGGAAGATTTGACCTGGGCAGATGCCATTATTTTTGGCGCTCCAACCCGCTTTGGCAGCATGAGTGGCCAAATGCGACAATTTCTGGACTCCACCGGTGGTCTCTGGGCTCAGGGGTCGCTGGTAGGCAAGGTTGGAAGTGTATTTACCAGCACAGCTACTCAGCATGGAGGGCAGGAGTCCACTATACTCAGTTTTCATACCACACTACTACACCATGGTATGGTCATTGTGGGACTTCCATATACATTTGCTGGCCAAATGGGGATTGAAGAGATAAAAGGCGGAAGCCCTTATGGTGCAACAACTATAGCTGGCGGGAAAGGTGAGCGTATGCCCAGCGACGTTGAGCTTGAAGCAGCCCGGTTCCAAGGAGAACATGTAGCAAAGATTGCGGTCAAACTCGCAACATAG
- the prfB gene encoding peptide chain release factor 2 (programmed frameshift) — MLDQLQERLTRMEEQVNFFRGVFDIEGKRERLAELKPMMEDPELWNDPERAQGVMREDKMLNSSLQQFDDIHRLLEDTQVLLDFCKEDDSNLEEFQESLKSLEKFAEEYELTVLLCEEHDPSNAYLSINAGAGGTESQDWASMLLRMYHRWAEKHNFKVTTLEYQEGEEAGLKSVTLFIEGLYAYGNLKSETGVHRLVRISPFDSNARRHTSFASVFVSPEIDDSIEIEIKESDLRIDTYRSSGAGGQHVNTTDSAVRITHEPTGLVTQCQSERSQHQNKDQAMRMLRARMYELEMEKKRQSLQDVEDNKMEIGWGSQIRSYVLHPYKMVKDLRTRHETGNTEAVLDGALGDFIKAYLQWHSTGAK; from the exons ATGCTTGATCAGTTACAAGAACGACTCACCCGCATGGAAGAGCAGGTAAATTTTTTCCGG GGTGTCTTTGACATTGAAGGCAAGCGGGAGCGGCTGGCTGAACTGAAACCCATGATGGAAGATCCGGAGCTGTGGAACGATCCGGAGCGGGCCCAGGGAGTCATGCGGGAGGACAAGATGCTCAACTCCTCCCTGCAGCAGTTTGACGACATTCACCGTTTACTGGAAGACACCCAGGTCCTGCTGGACTTTTGCAAGGAAGATGACTCCAATCTGGAAGAATTTCAGGAGAGCCTGAAAAGCCTGGAGAAGTTTGCTGAAGAGTACGAGCTGACCGTGTTGCTGTGCGAAGAGCACGATCCGTCCAATGCGTACTTGAGTATTAACGCCGGTGCTGGAGGCACTGAAAGCCAGGACTGGGCCAGTATGCTCCTGCGCATGTACCATCGTTGGGCGGAAAAACACAATTTCAAGGTAACGACCCTTGAGTATCAGGAAGGGGAGGAAGCTGGGTTGAAAAGCGTGACCCTCTTCATTGAAGGCCTCTATGCCTACGGCAACCTGAAATCGGAAACCGGTGTTCATCGGCTGGTGCGCATATCTCCCTTTGACTCCAACGCTCGCCGCCACACATCTTTCGCCTCGGTTTTTGTCAGCCCGGAAATCGATGACTCTATTGAAATCGAGATAAAGGAATCTGACCTGCGCATAGACACCTACCGCTCCAGCGGGGCCGGTGGACAGCACGTCAATACTACTGACTCTGCCGTGCGCATTACCCACGAGCCCACTGGACTGGTGACCCAGTGCCAAAGCGAGCGCTCCCAGCACCAGAACAAGGACCAGGCCATGCGTATGCTTCGTGCGCGCATGTATGAGCTGGAAATGGAAAAGAAGCGTCAGTCACTGCAGGATGTGGAGGACAACAAGATGGAGATTGGCTGGGGTAGCCAAATTCGTAGCTACGTTTTGCACCCCTACAAAATGGTCAAGGACCTGCGCACCCGCCATGAAACCGGTAATACTGAGGCTGTGTTGGATGGCGCCTTGGGTGACTTTATCAAAGCCTATTTGCAGTGGCATTCTACTGGAGCCAAGTAG
- the murJ gene encoding murein biosynthesis integral membrane protein MurJ encodes MSQQQESRFFARGMFSFASATFLSRIVGFLRDMVIAMFFGAGHRADAFFIAFSIPSLLRRLFAEGALSASFVSVLSKTVGQEGDEKGRELFQKVFTLLGLVLVIVTALGVVLAPLLVWVMAPGFGQVEGKHEMTVTLTRIMFPFLLFIGLATTAMGVLNTKGKFFLSSFTPFVFNIVIIVAATLGYYYFDQSIYALAIGVSIGGLFQLAMQIPALYAQGYPLRLRFDPKDKRVIQIVTLMGPGVLGLAVAQVNTTVDSIIASYLVAGSVSFLYYANRLVQFPLGVFGVAVSTAILPGLSRSVQSEDPKDLPELLRRGVHLINFITLPCIAGLVICGDEIIRLLFMRGEFTAHDAFMTYLALSAYSLGLLAFALVKLVVSLFYSLEDSKTPLKAAAWAMLANVAFNLLLMVPLGHAGLALATSIASWFNFWYLWQRAKKRGMVQIRLFDGELGRMVVATAVMSAVLLGLRFGLFGLLSLGVAIKVMIYILVALVIYIFCARLLKLQSWHFIRQHLKR; translated from the coding sequence ATGTCCCAGCAGCAGGAGAGCCGCTTTTTTGCTCGCGGTATGTTTTCCTTTGCCTCTGCCACTTTCCTCAGCCGCATTGTCGGCTTTCTGCGGGATATGGTTATTGCGATGTTTTTTGGTGCCGGCCATAGAGCCGACGCCTTTTTTATTGCCTTCAGTATTCCTTCTCTCTTGCGTCGACTCTTTGCTGAGGGAGCTCTAAGCGCCTCTTTTGTATCCGTTCTTTCCAAAACAGTTGGACAGGAGGGAGATGAAAAAGGTCGGGAGCTTTTTCAAAAAGTATTCACCTTGCTAGGTCTGGTACTTGTGATTGTTACGGCCCTGGGGGTAGTGCTGGCGCCGTTGCTGGTGTGGGTCATGGCACCTGGCTTCGGGCAGGTGGAAGGTAAGCATGAGATGACGGTAACCCTGACTCGCATCATGTTTCCTTTTCTGCTTTTTATTGGTTTGGCCACGACTGCCATGGGAGTGTTAAATACCAAGGGTAAATTCTTTCTTTCTTCCTTTACTCCATTTGTTTTCAATATCGTTATCATTGTGGCAGCAACCCTTGGCTACTACTATTTCGATCAATCTATCTACGCCTTGGCAATCGGTGTCAGCATCGGTGGATTGTTTCAGCTGGCCATGCAGATTCCAGCTCTCTATGCCCAGGGCTATCCGCTGCGATTGCGGTTTGATCCAAAAGACAAGCGGGTTATCCAGATAGTTACCCTTATGGGTCCTGGAGTATTGGGGTTGGCGGTGGCTCAGGTAAATACAACGGTGGACTCGATAATAGCCAGTTACCTGGTAGCAGGTAGTGTCAGCTTTCTTTACTATGCCAACCGACTGGTTCAGTTTCCCCTGGGGGTATTCGGCGTTGCGGTTTCCACTGCCATTTTGCCAGGCTTAAGCCGCAGCGTGCAGTCCGAAGATCCCAAAGATCTTCCCGAGTTGCTGCGCCGTGGGGTTCACCTGATCAACTTTATAACTCTGCCTTGCATCGCCGGCCTTGTTATCTGTGGTGATGAGATTATCCGCCTGCTCTTCATGCGAGGTGAGTTTACCGCCCATGATGCGTTTATGACCTACCTGGCTTTGTCGGCCTACTCTTTGGGGCTGCTGGCTTTTGCCTTGGTAAAATTGGTAGTATCCCTGTTTTATTCGCTTGAGGATAGCAAAACTCCCCTGAAAGCAGCGGCCTGGGCTATGCTGGCCAATGTGGCCTTTAATCTGTTGCTTATGGTTCCCTTGGGCCATGCTGGACTGGCTTTGGCTACCTCCATTGCCAGTTGGTTTAACTTCTGGTACCTGTGGCAACGGGCAAAAAAGCGGGGAATGGTACAAATTCGCCTGTTTGACGGTGAGTTGGGCCGTATGGTCGTGGCCACTGCTGTTATGAGCGCAGTCCTGCTGGGATTGCGTTTTGGACTCTTTGGCCTTTTGAGTTTGGGGGTTGCCATCAAGGTGATGATCTATATACTGGTCGCCTTGGTCATTTATATTTTTTGTGCCCGCCTGCTGAAGTTGCAGAGCTGGCATTTTATCCGCCAACACCTGAAACGGTAA